The Ornithorhynchus anatinus isolate Pmale09 chromosome 1, mOrnAna1.pri.v4, whole genome shotgun sequence genome includes a window with the following:
- the AK6 gene encoding adenylate kinase isoenzyme 6 isoform X2 translates to MKRPNILLTGTPGVGKTTLGKELASRTELNYVNVGDLARESQLYDGFDEEYQCPILDEDRVVDELEEKMRNGGVIVDYHGCDFFPERWFHIVFVLRTENSHLYKRLESRGYSEKKLQDNIQCEIFQILYEEAMASYKKEIVHQLPSNTPEELENNLDQIIKWVQQWIKDNN, encoded by the exons GCACACCAGGAGTAGGAAAGACCACACTGGGCAAAGAACTTGCTTCAAGAACGGAACTGAATTACGTCAATGTAGGCGATCTGGCAAGAGAAA gtcagtTATATGATGGATTTGATGAAGAATATCAGTGTCCCATTTTGGATGAAGACAGA GTAGTTGATGaactggaagagaaaatgagaaatggTGGGGTTATTGTGGATTATCACGGTTGTGACTTCTTTCCTGAACGATGGTTTCACATAGTGTTTGTGCTCCGGACAGAAAACTCCCATCTGTATAAGAGACTTGAAAGCAG GGGATATAGTGAGAAGAAACTACAAGACAACATTCAGTGTGAAATTTTCCAAATACTTTATGAAGAAGCCATGGCATCATACAAGAAAGAAATAGTTCATCAGTTGCCTAGCAATACTCCAGAAGAACTAGAAAATAATTTAGATCAGATTATAAAGTGGGTTCAGCAGTGGATAAAAGACAACAACTGA
- the AK6 gene encoding adenylate kinase isoenzyme 6 isoform X1 has protein sequence MNECVRDCSEDRSNQGTPGVGKTTLGKELASRTELNYVNVGDLARESQLYDGFDEEYQCPILDEDRVVDELEEKMRNGGVIVDYHGCDFFPERWFHIVFVLRTENSHLYKRLESRGYSEKKLQDNIQCEIFQILYEEAMASYKKEIVHQLPSNTPEELENNLDQIIKWVQQWIKDNN, from the exons GCACACCAGGAGTAGGAAAGACCACACTGGGCAAAGAACTTGCTTCAAGAACGGAACTGAATTACGTCAATGTAGGCGATCTGGCAAGAGAAA gtcagtTATATGATGGATTTGATGAAGAATATCAGTGTCCCATTTTGGATGAAGACAGA GTAGTTGATGaactggaagagaaaatgagaaatggTGGGGTTATTGTGGATTATCACGGTTGTGACTTCTTTCCTGAACGATGGTTTCACATAGTGTTTGTGCTCCGGACAGAAAACTCCCATCTGTATAAGAGACTTGAAAGCAG GGGATATAGTGAGAAGAAACTACAAGACAACATTCAGTGTGAAATTTTCCAAATACTTTATGAAGAAGCCATGGCATCATACAAGAAAGAAATAGTTCATCAGTTGCCTAGCAATACTCCAGAAGAACTAGAAAATAATTTAGATCAGATTATAAAGTGGGTTCAGCAGTGGATAAAAGACAACAACTGA